CGGAATATTTCTGGTGCTATCGTTCGTGTTTATGGAGGGTCACAAATCAGTAAAGATAGCAATGCCGCCTATACAACTGGTATTGATAAATCATTTAAGACACATATCAAAGAATTACAGAAACGAAATGTTCCTGTAGCCGTTTATAGCTACGCTCTCGGTACAACCGTCAAGGAGATGAAGGAGGAAGCAAAAATTTTCTATAAGAATGCTTCACCTTACAGTCCAACATTCTATTGGATTGACGTTGAAGAGGCGACTATGTCTGACATGAATAAAGGTGTACAGGCTTTCTTAAAAGAGCTCAAAAAACTCGGTGCGGAAAATGTCGGTATCTACATTGGAACTTATTTCATGGATGAACAAGAAATTTCCGTGGATGGTTTCGATGCAGTTTGGATTCCTGCTTATGGTTCTGATACTGGTTATTACGATGCTGCACCACAAACTGATTTGGACTATGACCTCCATCAATACACCTCGCAAGGTTACATCAATGGTTTTAGTTCACCACTTGACTTAAACCAAATTGCCGTCACAAAAGATACGAAAACAACGTACGAAAAACTTTTCGGTACAACAAGTAGTAGCAAATAAAAGCGAGGAAATACTATCCTAGCTTTTTTGCTAACTCAATTTTTATAAAAAAGTTCTGAAAAATCCTGTGATTTTTAATGTCAAAATCAACAATTTTAACCCTCAAATTAATATTAATTTAAGGGTTAAAACTTATAGTAAAACTATGCCAACAAGAAATTCTTCACGTAGAAAACGACAACAAAAATCTCAAATAATAACAATAGCTGGGCTTGTCACGGCAGTAGTCGCACTTGCCCTAATTCTCGCTAAACTGATTTTTTCAGGAGTCACAACTTTAGCTTCAGACGGAAGTTTGAATTTATCAAATGCCAATTCTTATGATGTTTCCGAAACAGCTACGGTCTCTACTTCTGACGCTATTATGTACACCAACGATGGTTCTAGCAGCAAAATTAATGAAAATACTGCGATTACAATTAGTGCCTATTACTATGATGCGACCCTCAATGACGAAGATATCACTTTAGCTCAATTTAGCATGAACGGTGATACTTACTATATCGACACGAATGATATTTCGCTTGAGCAGGATAATACTATTAATGCTTATATCGCTGAAACACTTGGTTATTCGCACACTGATATTACTGATGACATTGAAAGTAGTTTTGAACAAGCCGCTTATAAGACAGATGACGGAAAACCTCTTGGGGTAATTATTCATGATACTGGCGTTGACAATTCAACGATTGAAAGCGAAGTGAATTATATGGTTCAAAGTTATGATGAAGAAGGTGTCTTTGTCCACTCTTTCATTGATAGTGATACCATTCTTCGCATTGCTGATGAAGATTACAAAGCTCAGGGTGCTGGTGCCAATGCCAATCCTTATTACATTCAATTTGAATTAACACATGAGAAATCTCAAAAAGGCTTCGCCGAGCAACTAGCAAACGCAGCTTATTATACTGCTTACATGCTCAAAAAATATGACCTTCCTGTAACACTTGGTCAAGAAGATGGCGAAGGAACCATTTGGACACATGAAATGGTCAGCCTTTACCTTGGTGGTACTGACCACGTTGATCCAACTGATTACTGGACAGAAACCGCTAATGATTATTTCCGTACGGACTATGACGTCAAAGATTTTGTCGAACTCGTCCAAGCTTATTATAATGCTTGCTAAAAGGTGCAAACTTGTACCTTTTTATTTTTTTAGTAAAATAGTAATTGACTAATAAATAGAAAGATTAAGAGGGAAAATGGGAAAAAAAACTAAATTAAAAAAGACACTTGTTGACCAAATTCTGGACAAGGCAAAAATCGAACACGACAGTTTAGCAATCAATGCACTTGAGGGAGACTTAACAGATGACATTGAAAAATCTGATATTTTCAAAACCCTTGCTTTAACAGGTGACAAAACAGGTCCTCTAATCGGAATTGTTCAAATCACCGAACATCTTTCTGAGAAAAAATTAGCCAAAGTTTCTGGCAACAAAAAAGTCAGCATGATTCCACAAAAAAAATCTTCAAAAAACGACTGGCTACATTCACGGAGCAAATAATCCTGTCGGTATTCATCAGCAACACAATTTTCCGATTTTCATTGATAACCGTGCTTTAGAAATGGGAACGATGATTGTTTCTGCTGGTGAAATTGGACGTTCTATCCGCATTGACAGTCAAACCTTGGCAGATTTTGTTGGTGCCAGCTTTGCTGACTTGATTGACGATTCACATTAATTTTTAGATTGGAAAGTAACTGATGAAATTTTATTTTGTACGACATGGTAAAACACAATGGAACTTAGAAGGACGTTTCCAAGGAGCAAATGGTGACTCCCCACTTTTGGAGGAATCCGTCCATGATTTGGAAAAATTAGGTGATTATCTCCAAGATGTTAAATTTGATGCCGTTTTTTCAAGCGATTTAAAACGTGCCAGCGATACTTGCAAGATTATCATGTCACACAGCCACTATCCAAAGCCAATCAGCTTTCAACCCTCGCTGCGTGAATGGCATCTTGGAAGATTGGAAGGCAGCAAAATTGCAACAATAACATCTATTTTTCCTCAACAAATGCAAGCTTTTCGACATAATTTAGCTAAATTCGATAATGATGTATTTGACGCTGAATCTGTTTATCAAACCACTAAACGCGTTGAGTCATTCATTAAATCAATGAAAAATCAACCTTATCAGAATGTCTTGTTAGTTGGGCATGGTGCTAATTTTACCGCCTCTATCCGTACTTTATTAGGATATGAACCAGCCGTTCTCCGTGCCCAAGGCGGACTGGATAACGGTAGTGTGACGATTTTAGAGACCAAGGATTTTAAAACCTTCACTTGCCTAAAATGGAATGACACATCTTATAAACAAAAGAAATCTTAAAGACGAAAAACCCTCCTAAATGGCGCTTAGGAGGGTTCATTTATTAGTTATTTCTTGCGTATTTTAGACGCAAAACTTTTTCTTGTTGTTTGTCCAAACGAAGCAGGATAACAACTTTATCAATACTCATGTTACTTTCAAGCAGACGTTCTGCTGCCATCATAAATCCGTTATTGATACCCATCTCAAGAATTGGATTTTTCTTGTCATTGACATCAAAGATGAATTTATTATCAGGAAGATCAAAGAGAACTTTCACAGCTCCGAACAATTGTTCAAAGTTATCAATAGCAACATCATAAACTGGTTTGATACCAGGTTTCAAACTACGACCACGGTGGTTAAACCACATTGAATGCCAGCCACCATTGAAAGCACCAACAACGTCATTGTCATATGAATCACCAACGTAAAGTGTTGTTGCAGGGTTCATGTCAAATTGCTCCGCAGCAAGATTGAAAATCTCTTTTTCTGGTTTTTGGAAACCAGTCGCTTGGCTGACAAGGACACATTTTGGGTCAATATAATCATAAAGACCAAGTTTTTTAACTTTTTTCAGTTGGTGTTCCGTTGGTCCATTCGTTATAATCCCCATTGGAACGCCTTTTTCTTTAAGAAAATCAAGTGTCATGCGCATCTCATCAAGCATTGTGATATTTTCCAATTCCTCTTCATAAATTTCTTGGAAATGCACGCCAGTTGCTTCATCAATTTCACGGTAACCAAATTCTAATAAAGTTTCCTTGCAACGCCAAAAACGGAAATACTCAGTTGTCCACTCACCTGCCATTACACGCGGAAATCCGACATCTGAATAATGACGGAAACGAATATAAGCCTGATTGATTTTACTCATATCAAAATCAGGGAAACATTTCTCAACGGCAATACGATAAGGTGCTTGTTGGTCATAAATCGTATCATCAACATCAAAAACAATTGAAGTAATCATGAATCTCTTTTCTCTCTAATAATTTTTACCGTCACATATTATACTATTTTTTAGCCTTCTTTTCAATCAAAGACAAGAAAACAAAGCTGATACAAAAGTGATTAATCTCCTTGTCTGTGTCGTTATATTTACAAAACATGGTGTTTTGGACTTTGACAATCTGAAAATAACCCCGTTTCAAATCAGCAACAAGAAAAAACTTGCTGAAAAATCGAATTTCTTTTGAAATTACCAATTTTTGTCTCACTCTCAAGCAAAGCACGCAAAAATAGGGTGTATTCTAACTTCTTTTATGATACAATAGGAAAGAATACTTATTGGAGGAAAACATGTCAAACGAACACATTGAAGAATTAAACGACCAACAAATCGTGCGTCGTGAAAAAATGGCAGCTTTGGCTGAACAAGGCATCGATCCTTTCGGAACTCGATTTGAACGCACAGCTACTTCTGGTCAATTAAAAGAAAAATACGCTGACAAAACTAAAGAAGAATTGCATGAAATTAACAAAACAGCTACTATCGCTGGTCGTCTAATGACTAAGCGTGGTAAAGGTAAAGTTGGTTTTGCACACATTCAAGACCGCGACGGTCAAATCCAAGTCTATGTCCGCAAAGATGCTGTCGGTGACGAAAACTATCAAATTTTCAAAAAAGCAGACCTCGGTGACTTCCTCGGTATCGAAGGTGAAATCATGCGTACAGACATGGGTGAATTGACAATCAAAGCCACTCACCTTACTCACTTGTCTAAAGCGCTTCGTCCACTCCCAGAAAAATTCCATGGACTTACAGACGTTGAAACTAAATATCGTAAACGTTACCTTGACTTGGTTTCAAACCGTGAAAGCTTTGAACGCTTTGTGACTCGTTCAAAAATCATCTCAGAAATCCGTCGTTACCTTGAAGGTCTTGGTTTCTTAGAAGTTGAAACACCAGTCCTTCACAACGAAGCTGGTGGTGCTGCTGCTCGCCCATTTATCACTCACCACAATGCACAAGATATGGACATGGTTCTTCGTATCGCAACTGAACTTCACTTGAAACGTCTTATCGTTGGTGGTATGGAAAGAGTGTACGAAATTGGACGTATCTTCCGTAACGAAGGTATGGATGCCACACACAATCCTGAATTCACAACTATCGAAGTTTATCAAGCCTATGCTGACTTCAAAGATATCATGGATTTGACAGAAGGCATTATCCAACACGCCTCAAAAGCTGTTAAAGGTGACGGTCCTATTTCATACCAAGGAACTGAAATTGCCATTGACAAACCATTTAAACGTGTTCACATGGTTGATGCTATCAAAGAAGTCACTGGTGTTGATTTCTGGCAAGAAATGACTCTCGAAGAAGCGCAAGCTATTGCCAAAGAGAAAAATGTACCAGTTGAAAAACACTTCACTTCAGTTGGTCACATCATCAACGCTTTCTTTGAAGAATTTGTCGAAGAAACATTGATTCAACCAACATTTGTTTATGGACACCCAGTTGAAGTTTCTCCTCTTGCTAAGAAAAACGCAGAAGATCCTCGCTTCACTGACCGCTTCGAACTCTTCATCATGACTAAAGAATACGGTAATGCCTTTACCGAACTTAACGATCCAATCGATCAATTGTCACGTTTTGAAGCCCAAGCAAAAGCTAAAGAACTTGGTGATGATGAAGCAACTGGAATTGACTACGACTACGTCGAAGCCCTTGAATACGGTATGCCACCAACAGGGGGACTTGGTATCGGTATCGACCGCCTAGTCATGCTCCTCACAGACACAACAACAATCCGCGACGTCTTACTTTTCCCAACGATGAAATAAATTAGATTATATAATCATTTAAAACCTTCCCTTGAATAATTCAAGGGATATTTTTTAGCTTAAAATAGAAAGAAAACTGACAGCAGAAATTCTACTGCCAGTTATTATTAAAAATACTCTTGCAATAATAACTTGCGACTGAAGTTAAGCCATTACTTAAAACTACTGCCTACCGTTTTTTCCAATATCATTATTATAAAATAACAACTCATCTAAAAGCAGGTTTAAAACTTTTTATTTGTCCTTTTCCTTATTTTAAAACTTAAAATATTAAAACCTATTACAGCGCCATTTCCGCCACTTGTTCCCACCTATTCCCCACCTTAAGCTTTTTGGACAAGGCTTTCTATTTTTGCATTAAAGAAGCTCCCCCAGCTAAAACTGAGAGCGTGTTAAAATACCTATAAATTTACTGGGGGTTCACACTCTGGCAAAATATACGCGTGAAAAAATCATCGATGCTTTCTTTGCATTGGCTTCAGAAAATCCAGAGAAAGCAAATTTTAAAATTTCCGAGATTGCTTCAAAAGCTAGCATTTCAAGACAGGCCATTTATCAAAAACATTTTAAAAATTTCAATGAAATTATATTGTATATCCATAATCTCATCGATAAAGAGATTTGCCAAGTATTTAATAATTATAATCCCTCCAGTAATATCAAACCTTTAGATTATATAGCTGAAAATGTTTTACCAGCAATTTGGAATGAGAGACGGTGGATAAGGTGTCTCTATACTACAAATATCGATCCTAATTTTGAAGATTTTATTGTATCTACTTACACTAAATGAGGTGCTTCAAATATTGTCCCAAAAGAAGGATAATTCAATCTCTCAAATGAAGAAGTGGTTCAACTCGTTACATTACTTACTGTAGTTGTTATTAAAAATTGGATTACTCAAGTTAATCCTTCTCCACCTAAGCAATTTAAATGAGAATTTTTGAGGCTTATCAGAACACCTATTTATGAATATATCAATCATACAGCTGTTACCGTCTCTGATTAAATACCCAAAATGTCCCTAACATAAAGTTAGATATGATTTTTCACTCCACCACCAACTCACTGATATTCTCAATTACTTTGGCGTTCATAGTATTGAGGGGTTCAATTTCTGATTGGTTGTATGGGAATGTGTTAAGCAGAATACCGTCGATGCCTGCTGCTTGTGCGATTGTCATGTCGCTGGTGAAATCATTGCCAACCATAACGGTTTCTTCTGGATTAAGTTGATTGTCGTTCAAGACCAGATTCATGAATTCAACTTGTGGTTTTTTCATTTTGTAATCAGACGAGATGTAAATCTTATCAAGAAATTCTCTGCAGCCTGTCATTTCAATTTCAGCTTGGGTGAAAGCTCGCTGGGCATTTGACAATAAAATAACTGTTGCTCCTACTTCTTTAAGTGTTTTCAAAGTCGCTAAGGTATTTTCGTAAGTTTGTAATTTTTTGCGTGACAACATTCTAAAAGTTTGGGCAATTAGATTTCCCCATGTTTCAAGGTCTAGAATAATGCTATCTGTGGCGTGTTTGTTCGGTGCTTCTAACAGCAATTCAATAAAAACAACCACCAAATCAACCTCAACATGTTCTAACTGAGAACGTTTGCGTAATTGATTTTCTTGACGTTTAATATGGTTATCGTAATTTGCTTTAAGCTCCGCAGCAGAATAATCAGCGCCATAAGCGGCATAAAGCGCAGCCATTTGCTCCCAAAGCTTCTCGTCGTCCTCGTCTGTCCAAATATCTACAAGTGTGCCATAAAAGTCAAAAATGTAATTCTTATATTGTAAATCTGCCATTTTTCCTCACCTTTTTAATGATTATGATTATGATTACGTTTCCAATTTTCATTATAAAGAAAAATATGTGATTTGGCTAGACTTAGAATGTCAAAGAAAGCTACTTTATGCTACAATGTGAGTAAGTATTATATTCAAAAGGAATTGCTATGTCAAAAAATATTGTCTATTTCATTTCTGCTATCATCTTTTTAGCTTATGGCTTATTAGAGCTCAAAGCAATCTTTATTATTCTGGGAATTGTTTTTGGAGTGATTGGGGTAGCAGACTATCTCAACCATAAAGGAAAATGAAATCGCTGAAAAAGCGATTTTTTCTTGATATTCTGCTTAGTTTTGGATAAAATTTAGTCAACCTAAATATAATTATAAGTTAACTAAAATAGGCAAGAAGATTTTATATCTAGAAATATGCTTTTAACGCTCATCTTCCCAGCATTTGGTGCTGCTTTGACTGCAATACTTTCACAGATTGTAATTCCTATCGGAACGGTTCCGTTTACGCTTAAAACACTTGCTATTGGGCTTATCGCGTCGATTTTCCGTCCACGTGAAGCCACGCTCAGTGTGGCGCTTTATCTGCTACTTGGTGCTATTGGGCTTCCTGTTTTCGCAGGTGGTAGCGGAGGTATTGCGGTATTATCAGGTCCAACATCTGGTTTTCTCTGGGGCTTTCTTTTCTACGCTGCCTTAACTTCTTACCTAACCAATATGGAGCCCTCTTTGGTTAAGATTTTTGTTAGCAATCTACTCGGTAATTGTTTAGCTTTTATTTGCGGAGTGATTGGCTTACATTTTTTAGCAAATATGAGCTGGCAAGCTGCTTTCTTAGCTGGCGTTGTACCTTTCATCATTCCTGAAATTGGAAAACTTCTAGCTATTACAGCTATCAGTAAACCTTTATTTATCTCTCTAAAAAATACTGCCTATTTTGCATAAAAAAGAGTTGACAGATGAAAAATCTGCCAACTTTTTATCTCTAACTTAGCCGCGGAAAGCGTCTAAGATGATTTTAAATTCATCATTTGTGAGTGTCACACCTTTGCCCATTTTGCTGTGATCTGGGCTCCATGAACGAATATCAAATTTTGGCTCTGCTCCGTTAAAACTGACACGGTTCAATTCTTTTGTCCAACCTTTATCGCTCTCAGATAGGGTAAGTAAGTGTTCAACAATTTCAAATTTAAATTCTGACATAATAAATCTTCCTCCTAATATATATATTCGTAAAAAAACTTTCTAAACTTTAGATTATTTATTTTTTTAGCACATTGTCAAGGCAAGTGCAACAAGATCTTGAATAGGCTAGTATTCCATTGTTAGGTTGTTTGGGCTAGCCCAAACAGAAATTTTGCAGTTTTGTAATGATGGAGTCGTCTAGGCCTCTCATTGATAGCTTAGATATAATGTACGAGTTCCTTTTCGGTTAATGAGTTGAAAGATTGTCCTTTAGGGAGAAATTCTCTCAAAAGACCCTTAAAGTTCTCTTTTGTTCCTCTTTCATGAGAGGAATAAGGATGGGCGAAGGAAATATCAACCTCTTCTAAATCCGATAAGAGACTGAATTCAGAGCCGTTATCTGATGTGATAGAAGTAATAGGGTGTTCAGCCAAGAGTTTTTACAACTTCATTGATGGTTTCTGCTTGTTTATTCGGTAGCTTACACGCCAAGGCAAATCGTGTTTGACGTTCGACCAAGGTCATGATAACAGCCTCTCCTTTGGTCTTTTGACCGAGAAGTAGATCAACCCCCAGCGTCCAAACTCAGAACGGTTATTAATCATTTCTGGACGCTCTTCAATAGATTTTCCAAGGGTCTTCTTATTGACTGTTGTTTGATATTTAGACCACTTTCTGATACTCACCATCTTCGGTAAATCTATTGGCTTGATAGAAATAAAACAAGCTGCGATATAGCGATATAATGTCTTCGTTGAAGGAATGGTTTCTGTTGGCTGTTCCTCTTTGTATTCGTGAACAAACGTATCTACACTATGTCGACGAACATTGGACCTAACAGCCTTATCTAGTTTTTCAAAGAAAGTCAGAGAGCACTGCTTTAATTTCAGTTAGGTCCTCTTTTTCCGATTTTCTTCATAGATACGTTGACCACTGTCAGCGAAATAGGTTTGATAATAAATTTGTTTTCCATTTTTATTTTGGACTTGTGTTACTGTGCCACGCTTAATCTCACGGGTAATTGTCGAACGATTTCGCCCTAATAGACGGGCAATCTCAGCAGGTTTTTCCCCATCTTCAAATAGGCACTAATTTCACCTCGCTCAGAGCGTGATAAGTGAGAATAACGAGACTTTTTGGTAGAATGAGTTTGGGACATGTTCATCGCCTTTCTACACTGAGTTGGGGAATTCTAGTGTATCAGACGAACATGTCTTTTTTGTTGCACTTCATTTTACAACGCGGCATTTATTTTTTTCTTCAAAAGGTGTATAATCATTTTATCAATTATTTAGGTAAATGACTATGAAAAATCTTATCAAACGTTTAAAAAGGCAAGCACAGGCGTATATTGACTTTCGTGCTCAACCAGCCGCAGATATTAATCTGAAAACTCACAAAATCATCACAACCATCAAAGAAGCACAAGAAAAGCAATTAGCGCTTCATGCTATTTACGAAGACGGCAGTTTTACAGGTGATTTGGTCAAATACGACCCCAAAAATGACAAATTAATCCTCAAAAACTTTCAAAAGAATATCTCAACAATCATCGCTATCAGCGATATCAATCGTTTGACATTGGTACCACCAACTGTCCGTAAATCTCAAGAACTAGACAAAAAATGAACGACCCTATGCCATTATATTTAAGAGTCGTTCATTTTTTAATAATTATTACTGATTATGCTCTAACAGTTTTGCTAGAACCGTCGCTTTTATAAAGGTTCACAAGTCCTTCTTTACGAGCACGAATCATATCTCCTGCTTGAACCGCTTGAGGGACAGTGATTGTCAATAATTCCATTGGATTTGGAGCACGATCAATTTTATTACCATCAGCATCATGCAAATCTTTGATATAAGTTTCAAAACGACGGAATCCTGGTCCGTAGAATTCGATGGCATCTCCTTCGAGAATAACGTTACGTTGACGGATTGTTGCTGTCATCGTTTCTTCGTCAAAGGCAACAACTTCACCGACAAATTTATATTGTGGTATTTTACGACGAGCACCAAAGAGTTGCTCGTTTTCTGTTGGTATTTGGTAGTAGAAACCAGTTGCCAATTCACGTTGGGCAACTTTCCAAAGCTCATCAAGTAATTCACCTTTGATAGCTTCGAATTTTGCTGGACTGTCTAGGTAAGCATCGACAGCTGCACGGTAGCAGTTTGTGACTGTTGATACGTAATGAATTGATTTCATACGACCTTCAATCTTAAAGCTATCGACACCATTTTCAATCAAATCAGGCAAGTGTTCGATCATACACATATCAACTGATGACATTGAAAAGGGCTCTGGAATTTCACCTTCAAGACTTTTACGTTCTTGACCGAATGGCATATCGTAAAGGTCATATTTCCAGCGGCAAGATTGTGAACAACCGCCACGGTTAGCGTCACGGTGGCTCATGTGATTAGAAAGGACACAACGTCCTGAATAACCAATACACATTGCGCCGTGAACGAAGGCTTCAATTTCAAGTGAGGTGTGTTTGCGAATTTCTTCAATTTCAGCAATGCCAACTTCACGCGCCAAAACGACACGAGACACACCGATTTCTTCCCAGAAAGCAAAGGCTTCATAGTTGGTTGTCGAAGCTTGTGTTGACACATGGACTTCTAAACCTGGTGCTTCTGTTAAACAAATTACCATAAGTGCTGGGTCAGATGCGATAACGGCATCCAAGCCCATATCACGGAGTTCACGGAACCACTCTCCTGCACCAGTTTCGTTTCCTTCGTGGGTAACCATATTTGCTGCGACATGGACCTTAGCGCCATGCGCATGGGCATAATTAATCCCTTCTTGCAATTCTTCCATCGTGAAGTTCCCAGCACGGCTACGAAGACCGTAAGCTTGTCCACCGACAAAGACTGCATCAGCTCCATAATCAACAGCGACTTTTAATTTCTCAAGAGTACCAGCAGGTGCTAAAACCTCTGGACGTTTTAAAGTTTTTTCTGACATTATTATATTCCTATTTCCAAGATAGTAAAATTTAAAGATAAATATCTTTACAACAATTTCAGTTAATTAACTAACTTGTCATGCCCTGAAATAGTAACTCAATCATGACAAGATTTCATTTTTGGGTAGTTTTACTTCACTTCCTCTGGATCAAATTCATAGAATCCAGTTCCAAGTGAACGACCTTTTGGATGTAATTTACGAATTTCTTCATCCAATAAGAAAGCTTGATCTTGTGTAAATTCATCCGCTTCAATCAATTCTTTAGCTTTGACAAAGCATTTAACAATCTCAACAAAATCATGCCCTGGACAATAAATACCGTCCAATTTCCAATGAGTGAAATTATGGTCGGTTAACTCTGTCAATTTTGGCATCATATCAATATCATCAGTATCAAAAATATGTGTGCCATGTTTATCCTCAAAAATTGAGTAATGAGAGTCTTTATTGCTTGGTTCAGCAAGGAAAAGACCACGTTCACGTGTTTTTTCATCATCATTATGCGTAAAATTGTAATAATTTTGCAATAATGGACGTTTTGAATGATGAATGACAGTAGCTCCGTAAACAAGCACTTCAGCTGGGTAGCGAAGATTTTCTGACATTTTGAACAATTCGACTGACGGGATTTCACGAGCAAGAACGACTTCGCTAGCGCCATGGTCTCCCCAGAAATTCACTTGACGACTTGATGTTACAAAAACAGAAACATCATAAATCATCTTGAAATCGTAGCCTTCATTTTTATTGATGTGAAAAACACCTGCATCTCCTGCTACTAGATAATCGACTTTAATATCTTTCAAAAAATCAAGATATGGGCGAACCGCATTAATCATATCTTGGTGCAACAAAGCATTGCAAGCGATACTTAGTTCTTTTCCAGCATCATGAACTAGCTTAGCGATTTCAGAAAGTTCATCATAAGTAAAATTATGAGGCAAACGTAAACCATAGTTTTCCTCACCCACATAAATACGATCAACACCTGCCTCTAAAAGCTCTTTGACCTGCTCAATAGACTCAGCTGTCGCAGTAATAATTATTTTTTCCATAACGTTTTAATTATACCACTCCTATAACAATTAGTCACAGATATCCTCTAAAATCTTATTGTTATAGCTTTCTAAAAAGTTTTAGTGTCATCTCAAAATGAGAAAAACTTTATGAGAGGGGAGGCTCAAAAAGAAATCCTCATTTTGAAACAAAAAAAGGAACAACTATTTTAAACATATTTTTTAACATCAGTCAAGGGATTTTTTAAAAAGGTGACAAATTTGTTAATTTATGGTATGATATCTAAGTATCAGAGGAGAGAGGATTATGCTAACACCATTAAAGCAACACAAAGAGCTTGAAGAACGGCATTATCAAGA
This sequence is a window from Streptococcus macedonicus ACA-DC 198. Protein-coding genes within it:
- a CDS encoding Lysozyme, with translation MRRRIKPIVVVVFFALCGLLLVIGKAHSDSLQKQQLASAKDSIPTVSNTSTTTTSTSETDEDFVLNPIIDISGWQLPNEIDYDTLSRNISGAIVRVYGGSQISKDSNAAYTTGIDKSFKTHIKELQKRNVPVAVYSYALGTTVKEMKEEAKIFYKNASPYSPTFYWIDVEEATMSDMNKGVQAFLKELKKLGAENVGIYIGTYFMDEQEISVDGFDAVWIPAYGSDTGYYDAAPQTDLDYDLHQYTSQGYINGFSSPLDLNQIAVTKDTKTTYEKLFGTTSSSK
- the at1 gene encoding Autolysin, translated to MPTRNSSRRKRQQKSQIITIAGLVTAVVALALILAKLIFSGVTTLASDGSLNLSNANSYDVSETATVSTSDAIMYTNDGSSSKINENTAITISAYYYDATLNDEDITLAQFSMNGDTYYIDTNDISLEQDNTINAYIAETLGYSHTDITDDIESSFEQAAYKTDDGKPLGVIIHDTGVDNSTIESEVNYMVQSYDEEGVFVHSFIDSDTILRIADEDYKAQGAGANANPYYIQFELTHEKSQKGFAEQLANAAYYTAYMLKKYDLPVTLGQEDGEGTIWTHEMVSLYLGGTDHVDPTDYWTETANDYFRTDYDVKDFVELVQAYYNAC
- a CDS encoding Transcriptional regulator, which gives rise to MGKKTKLKKTLVDQILDKAKIEHDSLAINALEGDLTDDIEKSDIFKTLALTGDKTGPLIGIVQITEHLSEKKLAKVSGNKKVSMIPQKNLQKTTGYIHGANNPVGIHQQHNFPIFIDNRALEMGTMIVSAGEIGRSIRIDSQTLADFVGASFADLIDDSH
- the gpmB gene encoding Phosphoglycerate mutase family 5, encoding MKFYFVRHGKTQWNLEGRFQGANGDSPLLEESVHDLEKLGDYLQDVKFDAVFSSDLKRASDTCKIIMSHSHYPKPISFQPSLREWHLGRLEGSKIATITSIFPQQMQAFRHNLAKFDNDVFDAESVYQTTKRVESFIKSMKNQPYQNVLLVGHGANFTASIRTLLGYEPAVLRAQGGLDNGSVTILETKDFKTFTCLKWNDTSYKQKKS
- a CDS encoding 2-haloalkanoic acid dehalogenase: MITSIVFDVDDTIYDQQAPYRIAVEKCFPDFDMSKINQAYIRFRHYSDVGFPRVMAGEWTTEYFRFWRCKETLLEFGYREIDEATGVHFQEIYEEELENITMLDEMRMTLDFLKEKGVPMGIITNGPTEHQLKKVKKLGLYDYIDPKCVLVSQATGFQKPEKEIFNLAAEQFDMNPATTLYVGDSYDNDVVGAFNGGWHSMWFNHRGRSLKPGIKPVYDVAIDNFEQLFGAVKVLFDLPDNKFIFDVNDKKNPILEMGINNGFMMAAERLLESNMSIDKVVILLRLDKQQEKVLRLKYARNN
- the lysS gene encoding Lysyl-tRNA synthetase (class II), whose amino-acid sequence is MSNEHIEELNDQQIVRREKMAALAEQGIDPFGTRFERTATSGQLKEKYADKTKEELHEINKTATIAGRLMTKRGKGKVGFAHIQDRDGQIQVYVRKDAVGDENYQIFKKADLGDFLGIEGEIMRTDMGELTIKATHLTHLSKALRPLPEKFHGLTDVETKYRKRYLDLVSNRESFERFVTRSKIISEIRRYLEGLGFLEVETPVLHNEAGGAAARPFITHHNAQDMDMVLRIATELHLKRLIVGGMERVYEIGRIFRNEGMDATHNPEFTTIEVYQAYADFKDIMDLTEGIIQHASKAVKGDGPISYQGTEIAIDKPFKRVHMVDAIKEVTGVDFWQEMTLEEAQAIAKEKNVPVEKHFTSVGHIINAFFEEFVEETLIQPTFVYGHPVEVSPLAKKNAEDPRFTDRFELFIMTKEYGNAFTELNDPIDQLSRFEAQAKAKELGDDEATGIDYDYVEALEYGMPPTGGLGIGIDRLVMLLTDTTTIRDVLLFPTMK
- the bioY gene encoding Substrate-specific component BioY of biotin ECF transporter; this translates as MLLTLIFPAFGAALTAILSQIVIPIGTVPFTLKTLAIGLIASIFRPREATLSVALYLLLGAIGLPVFAGGSGGIAVLSGPTSGFLWGFLFYAALTSYLTNMEPSLVKIFVSNLLGNCLAFICGVIGLHFLANMSWQAAFLAGVVPFIIPEIGKLLAITAISKPLFISLKNTAYFA
- a CDS encoding Bacterial seryl-tRNA synthetase related gives rise to the protein MSEFKFEIVEHLLTLSESDKGWTKELNRVSFNGAEPKFDIRSWSPDHSKMGKGVTLTNDEFKIILDAFRG
- a CDS encoding putative transposase, with translation MAEHPITSITSDNGSEFSLLSDLEEVDISFAHPYSSHERGTKENFKGLLREFLPKGQSFNSLTEKELVHYI
- a CDS encoding Transposase; the encoded protein is MVSIRKWSKYQTTVNKKTLGKSIEERPEMINNRSEFGRWGLIYFSVKRPKERLLS